Genomic DNA from Lentimicrobiaceae bacterium:
CGTCTCTTTACTGAGGTCGCTCCATCTTCTATGGATGCGATGTTTGCTCGTGTGAACGGCGAGCCTATTCCTGGCGGAATATTAAACGGGATCACCGGTACAATCCTAATTGTAGGTTTGGCAATATTTTTCACAATTCCTTTAGGATTGTATATAGGTATATATTTGTCCGAAAACTCAGAGAAACGTTTTTCAAAAATAATAAGTTTCCTCACCGATTTATTGCAAGGCATACCTTCAATTGTAATAGGTATTATTGCTTACGCTTGGGTTGTAAAGCCGCTCGGAAGTTATTCGGCATTAGCAGGCAGTGTTGCACTTTCTATCATGATGTTGCCTATGATTGTGCGCTCGACGGAAGAAACCTTGAAGATGCTTCCCAGAGCGTATAAAGAAGCCGGTTTAGCTTTAGGCTCTTCGTATACTAATGTGGTTTTCAGGATTTTGTTACCTTCCGGTTTTGGTGGAATTTTTACGGGAATTTTGTTGGCAATATCGCGTGTAATGGGTGAAACCGCACCGCTTATGCTAACAGCTCTCGGAGCATCACTTGTAAATTGGAATATCTTTGAACCAACATCGTCTATTCCCTTGCTAATATGGGAGTTTTATAACGATCCAAACCTTATCGATTTAATTTGGTCTTCGTCGTTATTACTGTTAATTGTAATTTTTGTATTGAATTGGATTGCCAAGATTGTGGCACGTAAATGGAAAATATGACAACAAACCAACAAAAACCAATTTTAGAATTAAAAAACCTTTCGGTTTCGTACCAGCCCGGAAAATACGCTGTCGATAAGGTTACGGCAGATGTTTATCCTAACACTATTACGGCAATTATGGGACCTTCGGGATGCGGAAAAAGTACTCTCTTGCGAGCCATAAACCGTATGCACGATTTGTATCCAAACATTAAAACTACAGGCGAAATATTTCTGAAAGGAAAAAATATATTCGAAATGAATCCTATGGACGTTCGCCGAATGGCGGGAATGGTGTTTCAGCAGCCTAATC
This window encodes:
- the pstA gene encoding phosphate ABC transporter permease PstA; amino-acid sequence: MTNNVSTSTTGVKRRIVKDKMAYAFICIFAFLAMVPLFLILWEVVSKGYKNFNFRLFTEVAPSSMDAMFARVNGEPIPGGILNGITGTILIVGLAIFFTIPLGLYIGIYLSENSEKRFSKIISFLTDLLQGIPSIVIGIIAYAWVVKPLGSYSALAGSVALSIMMLPMIVRSTEETLKMLPRAYKEAGLALGSSYTNVVFRILLPSGFGGIFTGILLAISRVMGETAPLMLTALGASLVNWNIFEPTSSIPLLIWEFYNDPNLIDLIWSSSLLLLIVIFVLNWIAKIVARKWKI